tcCACGGTATATTCTtgtcaatatacatatatttgaagACATTTACGCATCTGTATTTAAACGGTAAATTCAGTTTGAACATGGTACACGCGTGGCGCATATTAAacaagtttaattataattaaatatttgtaaatttattttacattttacattgcaCACGTTTCCGCTAATTGCATTTCTAATAATTGCACATATTCCGTTAGTAATttgaacatatttttctttaaagatttattttaaaaaatggtgcTCCGCAATTTCTACGCGTCAAATATtcttgcaattaaaattaaaagcacaGTAATTTAGCatgttacaatataataattgtgcaACGTAATTTTTATCTGAAAGTTTAAAGAATCAAAAGATTAACACGTTCCATGCCATGACCTTACAGATTTATATTGAACTTTTTGATTAgacagttttatattttaattataaaaaaatgtaataaaataatttctaatgttgtatatgtaaataaataattacgatATATAGTGCATTATTAATGCATTAAGCCTTTTCTtccttataataatttttgtaatttttaactattatgaaatatattttacttaataaatataaaagatgtaGGTTTACGCGGCATGAACAAATTACCTATTGTCGTCGCAGAACGTGTTAATAGGAAGCTAACAGAAGTATTAAATTACCAGAAAAAATATAGgagatttaatatttcatattttatacatttatttacagacTAATTTACATGGTAGTTTTTATATCGCCAttgaattacaataaatacgCGTGCGATGATCTCAGACAGCTACAAGATGATTGGTAAATCCAGTTATTTATACGTGTTAATGTAATTCTGAAAAAAGGGCTTTTTATGCACACAAAGTGTTCATAGATCGAAATGCAATTGAAAAACTTCGAGAAAACAATTAAGTTGGAGCATATTTTGCAACTGagctatttaataaaaactatcagaaattattaataacaattagcaTAGGTATATCAAATGttgaacatatatttttattttctactttaaaaaatgcaagatATACTTCTTGactttgatttataataataaatgtaataaatatgattttcaCGCTGTTGTTTTAAGTCCTTCAATTCATTTCAAACAAagtaaacattataaattttccaaaaaagtCTTCTCAACACTCTTCATAATACGCCTATCTAAAAAgtattatcattttctaaacgataatattttgcttttttttttcatgaagtACCATCATCTTCGTCTTTAAACAGTTGTCGGTACTTCTCAAAAGTAGTCTATTGTTCACTTTTCGTCTTTGATTTTCGAGATTTGATTTGGATCGAAATCGGGTGTGATCGGGCTTTGTACCTGAACATGAGTGGTATGTAGGGGCGGGCAGAGTAGCGGGTGATACGGCAGACAATAATACGGGAAACCGCCGAGCGCTTTGTTCGCGGGATGAATTTGCGGGCTCGACATTTGCCCGGGAAGTTGTCCGGAACCACGAAGAGGCAATCCCCTCAGATGCTCGTCCGGATGCACGAGAACGCGTACAGCCACGCGCCTGGCGCTTCCAGAGTTTACGAGAGCGCCCAATTCTTGCTGCTGGCGCCGCTTGGTCTTATATCTAAAGTCAGTTAATGAAATCgtaattaggaaaaaaatgttaataataaaatcaattttatttttctaaaattatattttcaaaacttttgtatTAAGTCTAAATAAGTAATGAGATGTGCCAGCATATAATAAAAGACTGCAAACCGTCGATTCTGAAACCAGATCTTGACTTGCGTCTCCGTCAATTTTAAGCCACGTGCCAGATCTGCCCTTTCCGGACCTGACAGGTATTTTTGAGCGGCAAATCGTCTTTCCAGCTCATAGACTTGCGCATGCGAAAATGCTGCcctgctacgtttttttctgttctgcAAGCTCTGGCTTGAATTTTGCGATTCGTACGCGTCATCCTCCGTCTCATCTGTAAGATAGGTGAACAAacttctattttataaataaaattgcgatCTGTTGCtattatagataaattttgatCAATAGAggcacattaaaaaatagtttttattataatttccataaaattttgattttatcacACACATTCTAACTTATATCTTTAAGTCattatagtttattaaaagaacaGAGCTTTTAAGCTTTCACATATCGACGAACGGCGGAGCCTCATTTTTCGAATAACGCGAGCTTGCTGTTCAAATTCATTTGcggataaatatttagatttgcGCGAGAATCTGCAACTATACCGTAAAGCAATCGTTTAGCCCGAAAGTCAGAGTAACCATCAGCAGCCATAGAGACGGTGAACGatcggagagagaaagagcgagagagaactTCGTTGCTTTTGATGTCTCGTACAAACATTAACACATGTACTCGCTACTCCGACATGTTTACGCTTCTGTTCCGCGGTAATTCTCCTCTAAGTTTAACCAGTGGCACTAGAGTACAATCGTATTGCAGATCAGACTAGCTTCTTCTACTTGGCAACGCGCTTGAGCCGCTACTTTGCGATACATACCTCTTactaagaacaaaaaataatgtgcTTTTTAAtccagataataaaaattattacattgctaagaaaataatagctatgctttaattttaaagtatatcttgagcagattttttttatctatgtaACATGAAGAACTCTAACTCCCACACATTCAAAACTGAAAATAgtaaatcttaaataaaaatgatctcaaaaaaatgtgttttcttCGTCCATTTTGTCCTCGAAATTCAAATCAAGTTGTATGTCAAACAAAAGGCTAATTAGAAGTTATCAGAGTATCTCTTATCtgcataaacatttattatttattatcttgaaaaagttaacaatataacaatatttagtaacattaaaatgaataaaattaaagctcAAAGTTATATTATGCGCTATATTATACATTCCAATTTCAATATTGTTTTCGGGATAACATGCGGATGATACTACAAAATTTCcttctacataaaataaacatgtcAAACTCAATATAACgttattttcagaaattatatttctttagacGCCATTTCTAAGAgattaattcaacaaaaaatgaaacagGTTTTTTCTTGTGCAGAATTTCAAggcaaacaatttttattccaaaacatttttcatatttgcatcttcgaaaaattttagcaaacatttttggaaataatttcatctctttaaaacattaaacaagAGGTTGAATTTTCAATAGTaatcagaaaattatttcgaccaattttagtaaaaaatctactcttatttaaaaagttttaacatgTTTGTGTCTAttgttaaagaattaatattttgatatataaaatatactgtgtttagaaataatattgaaaaatttatctttaattattataatgatttattgaATGAAGTATTTCGAAAAAGACAAGTGCTTCTatgtattttgaaataatatataaaaaaagttgttaaatttatattttccacACCAGAAAGCATACGCGTATAAATCGCGAAGTTTTCCAATagtatcataattatttcgcGCTCGAAACGCTCATCCTACGTCAATGTTTATCGTCGGTGGTCAGCAAGAGAGACGCGGAGCATTTAGAGAGATCTATATTTGATCACTTTCGACGTCGACTAGATGCCATCTCGTCCGGCTAATGCGTCCATCCTTCGGTGCTCGTCAAACATCCTATGGATGTTTATATCGAGTCTATATCGAGAGTTCAGTTCCAGGCGAGCAAGTGGCGTCGACTGACTCTGATTACACCGATGATCCTTCGAGACCACTAAAACGCTTTTCGGCTCCTCCGTCGCGATCGGCAAGGACGCGAAAATCGGAAAGGGTTTTCTCACTTATTACCGTAATAAGTGGTTAAGAACGATTTGCCGTGACAACGACGATTCTTTCGACTATCCATTACCATATTAAATGACTGGAGAGATTTCCCCTCGAAAGTGGACTCGTAATTTTCTGAGTGCACCTTGAATCGGTGCCAGCTCGTGTCTACCTCTTCACCCTCGAGCCGCTGCAAACAATATGCTATCGCACAATTTCAAGGGACGATTCTTCGCTTGAGAGTAgacatttctttataatataaattattttacgtttggtgttatttttacacgtcctatttttacaaaattactattaaaattttacatgtatatatgtgcgtctgtttttttatacatttttttataatatattttgaaattgtcaATTATGTTTTCTTGACTTTCctaatacatatgtaatagtattctctttttcttacaATACAATACGTGCAATTggcgtaaaattattataaaatatatacgatcttatattacaatttaatacatagaaTTTGCTAAATCTGGAATGTGAAAAAATGAATGGATCACAGTTAATGATggttcatattttatatcttagatgttaaaaaaatgtttgtaccttttattattattattgttattattattattattattattattattatcataaaggAATACAAATTCTGCAGAATAGAAATCCTGCGTACATCTTCTCATGAATGCTGTTAATCATGATTGATTTCACAAAGCAGTTAGTGCGAGGGAGAGTATCTGTTTACCCACATACTAAGATAACACTATTCGACCACGTAATTCTATACTTTCGTGTCAGTAACAAGGGCGAGTATTACGAAAAAATGGATGCGACACAGAGGGATGCAAAGGTAAACTATCTCTGTCTTGCGTACATAGCGCAACATACATATGGTACAAGAGCAactcaattaaatataaaatattactgttTTATGGTGTGTAACATAAAATGGcaatactttatatttgtgtGCAACACACAGTGCACACAACGCGTATAGTATTAGCGGATGCAAACGATTAACTAAGAATTATTGCTATTCTATATGGAACATAGCGCTACATCAGTCACGAATAAATCAATCACGAACGTTTACTCGGAAATGGTTAGCGATCGTAACCTTGATCTAAAACGGTTTGGTCTGAACGATGGTAATCCGCGAATCCTTGCGTGCTCGAGGCACAGAGGAACAGAGTGTGGCCAGAGATCGAACAAGTGCAAGAAGTAGCCGGTACTTGTGACGTCTGCCGAGTCGAGTGCCACTTATGCTACTAAAATTACATTCAATTACGTTATCTGCGCTCGGGTTAACTTTAAAAACCCTTGAAAAGAGCTCGCCTGTTACGCGCGTATCTGCTCAAATGACCTCTTAAGCCCGCATCCTCGTGCCCGATACCAAGATTCTCCGGCAGGTCCCCATCTTTCAGGATCTCGAAGATATTGTTTTCAATCGCAacacattttacatatcaccttaatttcttctttcaaaaatttgattttatttttctgggaattttacgtaattaaaaaccaaatgctatgacatttattatatcttctaattttcttttttaaagaaaaattgcttTGTAGTTACATGCATGTGAAGTTATCTATCAATTATTACTTGTGCAGATTATTTTACTGAATTTAGTACAGCAAAATTTATTAGGAAAATTGGAATTatggaaaatttaaatacgtaCTGCTATTTTGATATCGTACACTCCAGGATAAAAAGAAATCGCAGACAACACATTTTTggttgcaaaatttataatttatgcataatttatgcaaatagGATCACATAcctagatatttatttttactcatGTCTAAGGCTTCATCTTGCTGTCTATGAGAAGTCTCGATCGGTTCTTTAACAGGCTGGTACGTCAGGTTTCCCAAACTCTCTAAGTGATTCTTGAAGGTTCTTTCCGTCAAGTGCGAAATGCCTCCGAAATTCGATAAATTCGCTTGCGCCAGGTTTCTCCTCAAGATGTCCAGCTCGTGCGCCATGCTCAACTCCGGGGTGGGCAATCTCGGATAATGAATCACCTGATCGTGATCGTAGCTTCCGTCAAGCTGCTCGTTCTCCACGCGCTCGTACTCGCGATTATGTCTTCTTATCGGTGTGGAGACAGCGGCCTGGATTTTCTCCAAGTCACATCTCCTCGAATCCGCGCAAGAGTTTCTCCGGCTCAAGATGTCAGCGATACTGAAGGGAGTCGGTTGAAAGGGTTTCGGCGAGGCTTCGCTGCGCTTGTCGTCCTCCATCACTTCGTACTTCGCTATCTCTACTGCGTTCTCTTCGTGACAATCACAGTGAGAGCTGCCTCGAAACAGTTCTTTCTGTGCACTCGATGTCTCCTCTCTTTCAgacttttttccctttttcttcAATCTTCTTCATAGTTACAACTATCATTGATTAGCCACACACAAGAAAGCTCCTTGCGTCACATGTTACAAATTTCCACCGTATAAGTTCATCACtgtcttgtttttttcttctcacaAACTTGGACTTCTTTCACTCGTATAAACTTGTCGGAAAAAATCGAAAGATTTTACGTCGAATTTTTTCAATCACGCATGCTGTCATTCTCGCTTCTCCGTCGACACGTTGGACTGGAGGATCGGCTGACGAATGCTAGGCGCCTTCCGTGTTCACATAATCCCTGGAGGGCCTCGAACAGCCAGAGGATCGCCAGTAGGCCGACTGgcgttattaattgttattccCGAGTGCTCGACCCTTCCGATTCGAGTGTGCTTCGGTCAAGTGTGCTTGTCGCCCGCGAAGACTTATTTTTCGAATTACCACACTCAACCCGCAgctctcccttcctcccttGAGAAGAGCCTCCCTCTTTTACTCGACCAACCCCCACCTAAGAGACGCTTTGCTCTCTTCTCGCCCTTCtcttcgtctctctctctctctctctctctctctctctctctctctctctctctctctctctctctcgcggtCTTTTTCTTCCCGGTTCTCTTTTTGTTTCGCGAAGTTCTCTACTTTCACGTAGATGATCTCACTCGTGATAATTTTGTCTGTTCATCGAAAAatgaaacttaatttattatttaagtccAACGACGCTTTCATCAGTTATCGATCACTTTCTCACTGCGTCtcatagaaataatttttctctcctctccttaACAAGCTCGGTGATGCTCTTCGACACCCACCCTCTCGATCCTCGGCTCTCCTACGTGAGCTTGCACGCGCGAATACCGCGCGTTCTGAGGTAGGTGGAGCTTTGGCTGTTCTACGTGCGATCGGACGTAACGCTTCCGTCACGACGCAAGCCTCGCCCTACGGCCAATCCACAGCTTTTCCCGCGACGTCGCTTTTCCGTGGTGGCCAATCCAGGCGGAGGCACGAGTCGAGAAAGATTCTGCCACGGAGTGGGATCGCGGGAGATTTTTAGATCATTGTGATCGTCGCGACCCCGCCGGAAACGTACGGGCACTTTAGAGATTTTCTCGTTTTGTCATCCGTGTTAGCGAAGATGATAAAAGGATGCTTAAGTTCTTGCGACGAAGCAATCACTCACGATCATTATATATGACAACAGTTTTGTTGTTGATGTATGCTTCATGATCACTTATACTCGCATGCGATTAAAGTGTGCGTCAACACATTAGGAAAGTAGTTAACAGATCAATCTATTGAtcctattatctttttttacaaaatgtgacAAAGTTGTCTTATAATTTctcaatcaatattttaacattctttTCTGTTGATTCATCTTTCTCGAGCGTTATATCAATCGTTTCTGTTTAGTTATCACGTTTacgtagtaattattttaataaaaatatttttttatcaaatttaaagtttttctacTGAATAAGCTAAAGTCAAacaatctataatttatatcacagaattcagaataaaattaacattattatgtaatatgaaaGATGTTTgacaaattagaaaaaaatatatataatgtaaagtaTGCACACACATATCAAAATGcatgataaaattacaaaaaaatattgtcttaTTAAATCTAACGCAAATTAGGTACATCTGAAATggatacttttaatacttctTTACAAATTGATAAGGTATCTTAATGTTGAAGTGCTTTATTTTTTGcgtgaaaagtgaaacatTTTGATATCAAAGTATGATAACATTTGTTTCGAAAGCTCGAGTCGCCAGTCAACGAAAAATGATCAAAATTAGTATCGCGGACGACAGTTTCAAAAAGTTATTCCATTCTCTTTGTACATAGGTACAAGCCGAATGGTAGATGCCTACGTACTTCTCGTCTCGATACGATACGAGAGAAACTGCGCGGTGCATATATAGGGTGTACTTTACATAACAATCGCCGCTAAAGACTCGCGGTATTGTGCGCCACGTGCTGGCACCCGAGTTCCTATGGCGGTTTAATTAAGTGTGAACCACAGGAACGTGGATTACGCCTGAGTTGATCCGATGATGACCTCGCGCGCTCGAGATATCGATGAGAAAATACTTTCGCTCtctaactctctctctctctttctaccgTTGTTGCGTTGTCCATCATTCGCATTTTCGTTGGAAAGATGCATATATATCGATAGCAAATTCTATtgacacaaaaataattaaagtattaatacaaattatattatgttcttataaaaagagagagttatttatatgatagacttattttatttgcacaaattgaagatttttttaagatgattattttttaattgaaagcaACTTTGTCCACGTTAAGCTGTCAAGTAGGTAACAATGGAAAACTGTAcgcaatgttataacataatgattaaaataatataaaaatttttttctatattttttaataaatgaaaaatatttagtatagccgtcgttaaaatttttttcattattcatggtatatattatgtagtcacttttacatgaaattatttgacaattatctttttattcgaTTCTGTATATACAACAAAAGAAACCAATCAGACAATTAAATTACGAATGACATAAGAATATCCGCGAATTGTGATAATTACCTGCAATCAACAAACTGTTTTTAAGGATATATCGTGTATCGAGTAGCCTTAAATATTGGATcggaaattgaaaaaatgccATCCGCCATTTGCTCGTTACACTCTGTTATACATAAACGATCTCAGGCCAATCTTAAGTCTACATACCGAGACCTCTTTTTTCTGGATCCGAtctaatcaataataaattatagggGGATGGTGGTACATCTCTCCCCTAAAGCTAAGGCTCTGACCCTCCCGCTCAATTGGTCGCAATTCTTAAAGACCTTAATTGGCGCGGAAAATTATACCTTATTTCAGTTACCCCCGAACAAGACCGGCGTCCGCCCTTTGCCGTCATCCTTTACTCGACCTCGCTATACTTTGTTGCCTCTCGTCTTCTCCTCCTTCGCTTGATTTCTGCCACTCggatatttctttttccgcCATGAGCAATCGTCCGAAATATCGAAATCGCGCGATGACGAGCATCTAGAGCAAATGGAATTTTTACTGAGAGACACATCGCAAGAGATAGGTCGACCAATTACGAGACGAAGTGTCGGTCGTTTATGAAGTGAAATATCTGTCAGCTAACATCTCGCCAACATCCGTCTGCCAACTCCGGCAGTCGTCATTCATACGACAAGTCAGTCCCGTTGCGCAAAAAGTCACTGGCCTTAGCGTTTCGTCTCGCGAACGGAGCCTCGCGGTTACCCTTTTAACAAGCTCGTCGTCGCCTGTCGCGCGAAGAGAGCGACTGGAGATGTCTCATAAAATCAAATAGTTCCGTACGTGGCTTCTTCCGAGCCCGATTTAACCGGCAGTCAATAAAGGCTGCGGACTAACGGCGGAGCTCGTTCAACGACCGTATCGGAACGAAAGCGAAACGTTAACGTAAACTGAAAAACAATCGTCGACCACGGCGGCTGTCACTCCAACGAGGAGTTTGGCATCCGCGTGGCAGAGTCATCTGTTCCCTACGCGGTCGCGATCGTTTATTTTTCCAGAATGGTCGCTAAAACACCCTCGTTCCGTTCGGTCCTCCAagtaattttaa
This genomic stretch from Monomorium pharaonis isolate MP-MQ-018 chromosome 4, ASM1337386v2, whole genome shotgun sequence harbors:
- the LOC105838878 gene encoding homeobox protein Nkx-2.5, yielding MEDDKRSEASPKPFQPTPFSIADILSRRNSCADSRRCDLEKIQAAVSTPIRRHNREYERVENEQLDGSYDHDQVIHYPRLPTPELSMAHELDILRRNLAQANLSNFGGISHLTERTFKNHLESLGNLTYQPVKEPIETSHRQQDEALDMSKNKYLDETEDDAYESQNSSQSLQNRKKRSRAAFSHAQVYELERRFAAQKYLSGPERADLARGLKLTETQVKIWFQNRRYKTKRRQQQELGALVNSGSARRVAVRVLVHPDEHLRGLPLRGSGQLPGQMSSPQIHPANKALGGFPYYCLPYHPLLCPPLHTTHVQVQSPITPDFDPNQISKIKDEK